One Psychrobacillus glaciei genomic region harbors:
- a CDS encoding valine--tRNA ligase: MTNETTMPTKYDPQSIEKGRYEWWLKGKFFEAHPESEKEPYTIVIPPPNVTGKLHLGHAWDTTLQDILIRMKRMQGYDALWLPGMDHAGIATQAKVEEKLRSENITRYDLGREKFVEETWKWKEEYAGHIRAQWSKLGLGLDYSRERFTLDEGLSNAVKEVFVKLYNKGLIYRGEYIINWDPATKTALSDIEVIHKDIQGAFYHMRYPLADGTGSIEIATTRPETMLGDTAVAVHPEDERYKHLIGKTLILPITNREIPIIADDYVDMEFGSGAVKITPAHDPNDFEIGNRHNLESILVMNEDGTMNKNAANYDGMDRFACRKQIVQDLQGAGVLFKIEEHLHSVGHSERSGAVVEPYLSTQWFVKMQPLSDEAIKLQQAEGKVNFVPDRFEKTYLQWMENVHDWCISRQLWWGHRIPAWYHNETGEVYVGHEAPADAENWKQDNDVLDTWFSSALWPFSTLGWPDSENEEFKKYYPTNTLVTGYDIIFFWVSRMIFQGIEFTGTRPFEDVLIHGLVRAEDGRKMSKSLGNGIDPMEVIEKYGADSLRYFLSTGSSPGQDLRFSTEKVEAVWNFANKIWNASRFALMNMDGLTFEEINLDGKKSVADAWILTRLNETIEQVTRLSEKYEFGEVGRALYNFIWDDFCDWYIEMAKLPLNGEDEEAKMMTRSVLAYVLDNTMRLLHPFMPFITEEIWQNLPHEGESITVAAWPTVNEGLSNKEDAASMKLLAEIIRSVRNIRAEVQTPMSKKVPLYISAKDADTLAVLEANAKYLERFCNPEPLVIGQGIEAPGQSMSAVVTGAQLFLPLQGLIDIDAEKARLEKELEKWAKEVKLVQGKLSNERFVSKAPDAVVAEERAKEQDYLEKHATVMKRIEELKNM, from the coding sequence ATGACAAACGAGACAACAATGCCAACGAAGTACGATCCGCAGTCGATTGAAAAAGGGCGTTATGAGTGGTGGCTAAAAGGAAAATTCTTTGAAGCGCATCCAGAAAGTGAGAAAGAACCTTATACCATCGTAATTCCACCTCCAAACGTAACAGGGAAATTACACTTAGGTCACGCTTGGGATACTACATTACAAGATATTCTAATACGTATGAAACGTATGCAAGGATATGATGCACTTTGGTTACCTGGGATGGACCATGCCGGTATTGCAACGCAAGCGAAAGTAGAAGAAAAGCTACGTTCTGAAAATATTACACGTTATGATTTAGGACGTGAAAAATTTGTCGAAGAAACTTGGAAATGGAAAGAAGAGTATGCTGGTCATATTCGTGCACAGTGGTCAAAATTAGGACTAGGATTAGACTATTCACGTGAACGCTTTACATTAGACGAAGGGCTTTCAAATGCTGTAAAAGAAGTATTTGTAAAGCTATATAACAAAGGGTTAATCTATCGTGGTGAATATATTATTAACTGGGATCCTGCAACAAAAACTGCACTTTCTGATATTGAAGTCATTCACAAAGATATACAGGGTGCATTCTATCATATGCGTTACCCACTAGCAGATGGTACTGGTTCAATTGAAATCGCAACAACTCGACCGGAAACAATGTTAGGTGATACGGCGGTTGCGGTTCATCCAGAAGACGAGCGCTATAAACATCTTATCGGAAAAACGCTTATTCTACCTATCACAAATCGTGAAATTCCAATCATTGCAGATGATTATGTAGATATGGAATTTGGTAGCGGAGCAGTAAAAATTACACCAGCACATGACCCGAATGACTTTGAAATTGGTAATCGTCATAATTTAGAGAGCATTCTAGTCATGAATGAAGACGGTACGATGAATAAAAACGCTGCAAACTATGATGGAATGGACCGATTTGCTTGCCGTAAACAAATCGTTCAAGATTTACAAGGCGCTGGTGTTTTATTCAAAATCGAAGAACATCTTCACTCTGTTGGACATTCAGAACGTAGTGGAGCAGTTGTAGAACCATATCTTTCTACACAATGGTTTGTTAAAATGCAGCCACTTTCTGATGAAGCAATTAAATTACAACAAGCAGAAGGAAAAGTAAACTTTGTACCGGACCGCTTTGAAAAAACCTATTTACAATGGATGGAAAATGTACATGACTGGTGTATTTCTCGTCAATTATGGTGGGGTCACCGAATTCCAGCCTGGTATCACAATGAAACTGGAGAAGTATATGTTGGGCACGAAGCACCAGCAGATGCTGAAAACTGGAAGCAGGATAATGATGTATTAGATACATGGTTTTCTTCTGCATTATGGCCATTTTCAACACTTGGCTGGCCGGATAGTGAAAATGAAGAGTTTAAAAAGTATTACCCAACGAATACACTTGTTACCGGTTATGATATTATATTCTTCTGGGTTTCTCGTATGATTTTCCAAGGAATCGAATTTACAGGCACACGTCCATTTGAAGATGTTTTGATTCACGGTTTAGTTCGTGCGGAAGACGGTAGAAAAATGTCGAAATCACTTGGGAATGGTATTGATCCAATGGAAGTGATTGAAAAGTATGGTGCAGACTCTCTTCGCTATTTCCTAAGCACTGGCTCATCTCCGGGGCAAGATTTGCGTTTCTCTACAGAGAAGGTAGAAGCGGTTTGGAACTTTGCCAATAAAATTTGGAACGCATCTCGTTTTGCATTAATGAATATGGATGGTTTGACATTCGAAGAGATTAACCTAGACGGTAAAAAATCAGTTGCAGATGCATGGATTTTAACTCGTCTAAATGAAACAATTGAGCAAGTTACACGACTTTCTGAAAAGTATGAATTTGGTGAAGTAGGCCGTGCGCTTTATAACTTCATTTGGGATGATTTCTGTGATTGGTATATCGAAATGGCGAAACTTCCTCTAAATGGAGAAGATGAAGAAGCGAAAATGATGACTCGTTCAGTGTTGGCGTATGTATTAGACAATACTATGCGTTTATTGCACCCATTTATGCCTTTCATTACGGAAGAGATTTGGCAAAACCTACCTCATGAAGGGGAGTCTATTACAGTAGCTGCATGGCCAACTGTAAATGAGGGGCTTTCCAATAAAGAAGATGCAGCTAGTATGAAGTTGTTAGCCGAAATAATTCGTTCGGTACGTAATATTCGTGCAGAAGTGCAAACACCAATGAGTAAAAAAGTGCCCTTGTACATTTCAGCAAAAGATGCAGATACATTAGCAGTGTTAGAAGCAAATGCAAAATATTTAGAACGCTTCTGTAATCCAGAGCCGTTAGTAATTGGTCAAGGAATAGAAGCACCAGGTCAATCCATGTCAGCAGTTGTAACTGGGGCGCAATTATTCTTGCCATTACAAGGACTTATTGATATTGATGCGGAAAAAGCTCGTTTAGAAAAAGAATTAGAAAAATGGGCAAAAGAAGTGAAATTAGTCCAAGGGAAATTATCGAATGAACGATTTGTTTCCAAAGCACCAGATGCAGTTGTAGCGGAAGAACGTGCTAAAGAACAAGATTATCTAGAAAAACATGCAACCGTTATGAAACGCATAGAAGAATTGAAAAATATGTAA